Proteins encoded together in one Pseudomonas sp. ADAK13 window:
- a CDS encoding DUF4123 domain-containing protein: MISPGQWLESAPLQAGEQMFAVLGNASDCKPLEAWRRSDGRALSPIWAGSEYAAWEEVMPYVAVVAADSAFLEWATECEGTDWGWLAVSSCSLQTVAEHLRSLTKVLLPEGQAVFFRFWDGAYTLRVLQALGPGARELLPVFSRYWINGCQHEVAVTTPGAAKPSPWWQVPPQVLQYLSEQSSVTRVDNLLQWLEEQRPDLHSAFALATLKHKVAHFVRRPDVSHQALAAWLVSELG, translated from the coding sequence ATGATTTCTCCTGGGCAGTGGCTTGAGTCTGCGCCGTTGCAGGCGGGTGAGCAGATGTTTGCGGTATTGGGCAATGCCAGTGACTGCAAGCCGCTTGAAGCGTGGCGTCGTTCCGATGGTCGCGCGCTCAGTCCGATCTGGGCGGGTAGCGAGTATGCGGCGTGGGAAGAGGTCATGCCCTACGTTGCGGTGGTTGCCGCTGACAGTGCTTTTCTGGAGTGGGCTACCGAATGTGAAGGTACCGATTGGGGTTGGCTGGCGGTGTCGTCCTGTTCTCTGCAAACCGTTGCCGAGCATTTGCGCAGCCTGACCAAGGTGCTGTTGCCGGAGGGGCAGGCGGTGTTTTTTCGCTTTTGGGATGGAGCCTACACGTTGCGTGTTTTGCAGGCGCTCGGGCCTGGGGCGCGGGAATTGCTCCCTGTATTCAGCCGCTACTGGATCAATGGTTGCCAGCATGAGGTTGCGGTCACGACGCCCGGAGCGGCAAAGCCCAGCCCGTGGTGGCAAGTACCGCCGCAGGTTCTCCAGTACCTGAGTGAGCAATCGAGCGTCACGCGGGTGGACAACCTGCTGCAATGGCTGGAAGAGCAGCGCCCGGACCTGCACAGCGCTTTTGCGCTGGCGACCTTGAAACACAAGGTCGCTCACTTTGTACGCCGGCCGGATGTCAGCCATCAGGCGCTGGCCGCGTGGCTGGTCTCGGAGTTGGGTTGA
- a CDS encoding putative bifunctional diguanylate cyclase/phosphodiesterase — protein MKSQPDVARTAAEVVTQLPVPSRLGMLRFERLNEASWALLYLDPNCERQFGLPAVELCALIGSPYASLMEPQARYQLHDAIQEQLTVSPHYLVRYTLHTNDGPLSLLELGEAYKQHNRHLLRGYLMVVDGLFSDIPVAPAADLESQNSRLQIALELNQRAQQEQLQHLERVRAQQELILLLARQRYSTNNSLQEAAELITRSACDIYQIDCASIWNLENQHLVPISAYHRDDQQHHLPETIDASGFPDYLEALQTSRAIDATNAMRDPRTREMAESLRPRDIHAMLDASIRVDGNVVGVLCLEQSGSTRAWQSDEIAFAGELADQFAQVINNHNRRTATSALHLFQRAVEQSANAFLLVNCDGVVEYVNPSFTAITQYSTEEVHGHLLSELPALENLSELLFDAPSSLAKSNSWQGEFKSRRKNLEPYWGQLSISKVYGDNRELTHYIGIYEDITQTKLAQQRIERLAYTDNLTNLGNRPAFIRNLDERFARDSDSPISLLLVDIDNFKRINDSLGHQTGDKLLISLARRLRNSLSASGSLARFASNEFAVLLDDTDLESGQQVASQLLATLDKPMFVDNQLISVTGSVGLACAPLHGRDPQTLMRNAGLALHKAKANGKHQVQVFTEALNAEASYKLFVENNLRRALTQNELDVFYQPKLCLRSGRLLGMEALLRWNHPEKGMIRPDQFISVAEETGLIIPIGKWIARQACRMSRQLTSAGMGNLQVAINLSPKQFSDPDLVASIAAILKEEQLPANLLELELTEGLLLEATEDTRLQLDQLKSFGLTLAMDDFGTGYSSLSYLKKFPIDIIKIDRSFIHEIPDNQDDMEITSAVIAMAHNLKLKVVAEGIETAEQLAFLRRHRCDVGQGYLFDRPIPGSELLKMLKRYPRGPIA, from the coding sequence ATGAAAAGCCAACCCGATGTCGCCCGTACGGCGGCCGAGGTAGTGACGCAATTACCGGTGCCTTCGCGCCTCGGTATGCTGCGTTTCGAGCGGCTTAATGAGGCAAGCTGGGCCCTGCTGTACCTCGACCCCAATTGCGAACGCCAGTTCGGCCTGCCCGCGGTGGAACTGTGCGCCCTGATCGGCTCGCCGTACGCCAGCCTGATGGAGCCCCAGGCACGCTATCAGCTGCATGATGCGATTCAGGAACAGCTGACCGTCAGCCCGCATTACCTGGTGCGCTACACCTTGCACACCAATGACGGCCCGCTGAGCCTGCTGGAACTGGGCGAGGCCTACAAACAACACAACCGCCACCTGCTGCGCGGCTACCTGATGGTGGTCGACGGCCTGTTCAGCGATATCCCGGTGGCCCCGGCGGCAGATCTGGAAAGCCAGAACAGCCGCCTGCAGATCGCCCTGGAACTCAACCAGCGCGCCCAGCAGGAACAACTGCAACACCTTGAGCGGGTGCGCGCCCAGCAGGAGCTGATCCTGCTGCTGGCCCGCCAGCGCTACAGCACCAACAATTCGCTGCAAGAAGCCGCCGAACTGATTACCCGCAGTGCCTGCGATATCTACCAGATTGACTGCGCCAGCATCTGGAACCTCGAAAACCAGCACCTGGTGCCGATTTCCGCCTACCACCGCGACGATCAGCAACACCACTTACCCGAGACTATCGACGCCAGCGGCTTCCCGGATTACCTGGAAGCCCTGCAAACCAGCCGCGCCATCGACGCCACCAACGCCATGCGTGACCCGCGCACCCGGGAGATGGCCGAGAGCCTGCGCCCCCGGGACATCCACGCCATGCTCGATGCGAGCATTCGCGTCGATGGCAACGTGGTCGGCGTATTGTGCCTGGAGCAAAGCGGCAGCACCCGCGCCTGGCAGTCCGATGAAATCGCGTTTGCCGGCGAGTTGGCCGACCAGTTCGCCCAGGTCATCAACAACCACAACCGCCGCACTGCCACCAGCGCCCTGCACTTGTTCCAGCGGGCCGTGGAGCAAAGCGCCAACGCGTTCCTGCTGGTCAATTGCGACGGTGTGGTGGAGTACGTCAACCCCAGCTTTACCGCGATCACCCAGTACAGCACCGAAGAAGTCCACGGCCACCTGCTGTCGGAACTGCCGGCGCTGGAGAACCTGAGTGAGCTGCTGTTCGATGCGCCTTCAAGCCTGGCCAAGAGCAACAGCTGGCAAGGTGAATTCAAGAGCCGGCGCAAAAACCTGGAACCCTACTGGGGCCAGCTCTCGATCTCCAAGGTCTATGGCGACAACCGTGAGCTGACGCATTACATCGGCATCTACGAAGACATCACCCAGACCAAGCTGGCCCAGCAACGCATCGAACGCCTGGCCTACACCGACAACCTGACCAACCTGGGCAACCGGCCTGCATTCATCCGCAACTTGGACGAACGTTTTGCCCGGGACAGCGACAGCCCCATCAGCCTGCTGCTGGTAGACATCGACAACTTCAAGCGGATCAATGACAGCCTTGGCCACCAGACCGGTGACAAACTGCTGATCAGCCTGGCCCGGCGCCTGCGCAACAGCCTGAGCGCCAGCGGCAGCCTGGCGCGGTTTGCCAGTAACGAATTTGCCGTGCTGCTGGACGATACGGACCTTGAGAGTGGCCAGCAGGTCGCCAGCCAGTTGCTGGCCACCCTCGACAAGCCCATGTTCGTCGACAACCAGTTGATCAGTGTCACCGGCTCCGTGGGCCTGGCCTGCGCGCCCCTGCATGGCCGCGACCCGCAAACCCTGATGCGTAACGCAGGCCTGGCGCTGCACAAGGCCAAGGCCAACGGCAAACACCAGGTTCAGGTGTTTACCGAAGCACTGAACGCCGAAGCCAGCTACAAGCTGTTCGTGGAAAACAACCTGCGTCGCGCCCTGACCCAGAACGAGCTGGACGTGTTCTACCAGCCCAAGCTGTGCCTGCGCAGCGGCCGCCTGCTGGGCATGGAAGCGCTGTTGCGCTGGAACCACCCGGAAAAAGGCATGATCCGCCCTGATCAATTCATCAGCGTGGCTGAAGAGACCGGATTGATCATCCCCATCGGCAAATGGATCGCCCGCCAGGCCTGCCGCATGAGCCGGCAACTGACCTCCGCCGGCATGGGCAACTTGCAGGTGGCGATCAACCTGTCGCCCAAGCAGTTTTCCGACCCGGACCTGGTGGCCTCGATTGCCGCGATCCTCAAGGAAGAACAGTTGCCGGCCAACCTGCTGGAGCTGGAGCTGACCGAAGGCCTGCTGCTGGAAGCCACCGAAGACACACGCCTGCAACTGGACCAACTGAAGAGCTTTGGCTTGACCCTGGCCATGGATGACTTCGGCACCGGTTACTCGTCGCTGAGCTACCTGAAGAAATTCCCGATCGACATCATCAAGATTGATCGCAGCTTCATTCATGAAATCCCGGACAACCAGGACGACATGGAAATCACCTCGGCGGTGATCGCCATGGCCCACAACCTCAAGCTCAAGGTCGTGGCCGAAGGCATCGAGACCGCCGAACAGCTGGCGTTCCTGCGCCGCCACCGTTGCGACGTCGGCCAGGGCTACCTGTTCGACCGGCCAATCCCGGGGTCCGAGTTGTTGAAGATGCTTAAACGCTATCCTCGCGGGCCAATCGCCTGA
- the msrA gene encoding peptide-methionine (S)-S-oxide reductase MsrA: protein MVLRSEILVNKNVLPTQDQALPGRETPMSLPETHFVNGNPLLGPFVDNVEFAIFGLGCFWGAERRFWQRDGVVSTVVGYAGGYTPNPTYEEVCSGLTGHSEVVLVVFDQDKISYEELLKMFWELHNPTQGMRQGNDIGSQYRSVIYAVKPEHLEAAKASAQAYQNELTKAGLGTITTEIEEAPTVYFAEAYHQQYLAKNPQGYCGIGGTGVTCPI from the coding sequence ATGGTCTTGCGCTCGGAAATTCTGGTGAACAAAAACGTGCTCCCCACTCAAGATCAAGCTTTGCCTGGCCGTGAAACCCCAATGTCCCTGCCCGAGACGCACTTCGTCAACGGCAACCCGCTGCTCGGCCCGTTTGTCGACAACGTAGAGTTTGCGATCTTCGGCCTGGGTTGCTTCTGGGGCGCAGAGCGGCGCTTCTGGCAGCGTGACGGCGTGGTCAGCACGGTGGTGGGTTATGCCGGCGGCTACACGCCGAACCCGACGTACGAAGAAGTCTGCTCGGGCCTGACCGGCCACAGCGAAGTGGTGTTGGTGGTGTTTGACCAGGACAAGATCAGCTACGAAGAGCTGCTGAAAATGTTCTGGGAACTGCACAACCCGACCCAGGGCATGCGCCAGGGCAATGACATCGGCAGCCAGTACCGCTCGGTGATCTATGCGGTCAAGCCGGAGCACCTGGAGGCAGCGAAGGCCAGTGCACAGGCGTATCAGAATGAACTGACCAAGGCAGGCCTGGGCACCATCACCACGGAAATCGAAGAAGCGCCGACGGTGTACTTCGCCGAGGCGTACCACCAGCAGTACCTGGCGAAAAATCCCCAGGGCTACTGCGGGATTGGCGGCACAGGCGTGACCTGCCCGATCTGA
- a CDS encoding DUF2165 family protein gives MATRYAKIVLTLALAAFATLVAFSNITDYGSNFAFVKHVLSMDTTFPGNAAMYRAITTPWLWHGAYWLIIAGEALTAVLLARGALALWRARRATGTEFNRAKKCAVAGLTLGFVVWFFGFMVIGGEWFLMWQSHQWNGQEAAFKFYMAILGVLIFLNQPDADRD, from the coding sequence ATGGCCACCCGTTACGCAAAAATCGTCCTGACCCTCGCCCTGGCAGCCTTCGCCACACTCGTCGCCTTCAGCAACATCACCGACTACGGCTCCAACTTTGCCTTCGTCAAACATGTGCTGAGTATGGACACCACCTTCCCCGGCAACGCCGCAATGTATCGCGCCATCACCACTCCATGGCTATGGCACGGTGCGTATTGGCTGATCATTGCGGGTGAAGCACTGACGGCCGTGTTGCTGGCACGAGGTGCGCTGGCGTTGTGGCGAGCTCGTCGTGCCACCGGCACCGAATTCAACCGCGCAAAGAAATGCGCAGTCGCGGGCCTGACCCTCGGTTTTGTCGTGTGGTTTTTCGGCTTTATGGTGATCGGCGGCGAGTGGTTCCTGATGTGGCAATCCCATCAGTGGAACGGCCAGGAAGCGGCGTTCAAGTTTTATATGGCGATCCTGGGTGTGCTGATTTTCCTGAATCAGCCGGACGCAGATCGCGACTGA
- a CDS encoding type VI secretion system Vgr family protein, whose product MFAPANQSAFTLTLDGMPSDLKVFEFTGSEAISEPYRFDLELVSEQPDLDLESLLHRQAFLGFDAQGHGVHGQIYRVAQGDSGRRLTRYQISLVPRLAYLQHSSHQRMFQHLSVPQIIKQVLEGQGIHGDAFEFRLGGVYPVREYCVQFGESDLGFIQRLCAEQGIHYHFQHSPDGHLLVFGDDQAVFAQGEQPTDYAPGSGMVADTPVIKRFSVRLETRTTGVNLRDYDFRKPRLQLESEVLVEQLPSLEDHDYPGHFTDRPHGKHLAQRTLERHRRDYRQAHGNGDQPALVSGQFFKLAAHPRDEWNDLWLVTHVTHTGKQPQVLEESVGDGGLQGYGNTFVATPWDTVFRPTLPPPRTPISGYQNAVVTGPEGSEIHCDEYGRVKVQLAWDRAGEHNEHSSCWLRVASGWAHEHYGAVLIPRVGMEVLVGFVDGDADTPLVVGCLANAATPVPLDLPADKTRSIFRSQTSPGGGGYNELRIEDRKGAEEIYLRAQRNWTQHVLHDQHVQVDNQRNVIVKGLDRHELQGEEQRTTHGNRLTELKQDDHLMIAGSQQLRAGLTINIGAGQSVVIDAGASVTLQAGGQWINVSAGGIFSSVPIQLGGAPAPAGSPLIPGLQEKLLAVIPAPLSAVQVLSLKRGAPFCEECERCRNGVCNMPLHRSASLAGGAP is encoded by the coding sequence ATGTTCGCTCCTGCCAATCAAAGTGCCTTTACCCTGACCCTCGACGGTATGCCCAGTGATCTCAAGGTTTTTGAGTTCACGGGCAGCGAAGCCATCAGCGAGCCTTATCGCTTTGACCTTGAACTGGTCAGCGAGCAGCCGGACCTTGACCTTGAGAGCCTGCTGCACCGTCAGGCTTTCCTGGGCTTTGATGCCCAGGGACATGGCGTTCACGGCCAGATCTACCGCGTTGCCCAAGGTGATTCCGGCAGGCGGCTAACGCGTTACCAGATCAGCCTGGTGCCACGCTTGGCGTACCTGCAACACAGCAGTCACCAGCGAATGTTCCAGCACCTGAGCGTGCCGCAGATCATCAAGCAGGTGTTGGAGGGGCAGGGCATCCACGGGGATGCTTTCGAATTCCGGTTGGGCGGTGTGTATCCCGTGCGCGAGTACTGCGTGCAGTTCGGTGAAAGCGATTTGGGGTTTATCCAGCGGCTGTGTGCCGAGCAGGGGATTCACTACCATTTTCAGCACAGTCCCGACGGTCACCTGTTGGTGTTTGGTGATGACCAGGCGGTGTTCGCCCAGGGCGAGCAGCCAACCGACTATGCACCGGGCTCCGGAATGGTCGCCGACACGCCGGTGATCAAGCGTTTTTCGGTGCGCCTGGAGACACGTACGACAGGCGTAAACCTGCGCGATTACGACTTTCGCAAACCGCGTCTGCAGCTGGAAAGCGAAGTGCTGGTTGAGCAGCTTCCTTCCCTGGAAGATCACGATTATCCCGGGCATTTTACTGACCGCCCCCATGGCAAACACTTGGCCCAACGGACCCTTGAGCGGCACCGCCGAGATTATCGCCAGGCCCATGGCAATGGCGATCAACCGGCGTTGGTCAGTGGTCAGTTTTTCAAGCTGGCAGCGCATCCGCGTGATGAATGGAATGACCTGTGGCTGGTGACGCATGTCACCCATACCGGCAAGCAGCCGCAAGTGCTCGAAGAGTCTGTGGGCGATGGGGGGCTGCAGGGCTATGGCAACACCTTCGTCGCCACACCTTGGGACACTGTGTTTCGACCCACGCTACCGCCGCCACGTACACCGATATCCGGCTACCAGAACGCCGTGGTCACCGGGCCGGAAGGCAGTGAAATCCATTGCGACGAATACGGCCGGGTCAAGGTGCAACTGGCCTGGGATCGCGCCGGGGAGCACAACGAACATTCCAGTTGCTGGTTGCGGGTAGCCAGCGGCTGGGCCCACGAGCATTACGGTGCAGTGTTGATCCCGCGAGTGGGCATGGAAGTGCTGGTGGGTTTCGTTGACGGTGACGCCGATACGCCGTTGGTGGTCGGCTGCCTGGCCAATGCGGCGACGCCGGTGCCGCTGGACCTGCCGGCCGACAAGACCCGCAGCATCTTCCGTAGCCAGACCAGCCCCGGCGGCGGTGGCTACAACGAGCTGCGCATCGAGGATCGCAAGGGCGCCGAGGAAATCTACCTGCGCGCCCAGCGCAACTGGACCCAGCACGTACTCCACGACCAGCACGTGCAGGTCGATAACCAGCGCAACGTGATCGTCAAAGGCCTTGATCGTCACGAGCTTCAGGGTGAAGAACAGCGCACGACCCACGGCAACCGCCTGACCGAACTCAAGCAGGATGATCACCTGATGATCGCCGGCTCGCAGCAGCTGCGGGCCGGTCTGACGATTAACATTGGCGCGGGACAAAGCGTCGTGATCGACGCGGGCGCCAGCGTGACGCTGCAGGCCGGGGGGCAGTGGATCAACGTGTCGGCGGGCGGGATTTTCAGCAGCGTTCCGATCCAGCTGGGCGGGGCGCCAGCACCGGCGGGGTCGCCGCTGATTCCAGGGCTACAGGAAAAACTGCTGGCGGTAATTCCGGCACCCCTGAGTGCCGTGCAAGTGCTCAGCTTGAAACGCGGTGCGCCCTTTTGTGAGGAGTGCGAGCGTTGCCGGAATGGCGTGTGCAATATGCCTCTGCATCGCAGTGCATCGTTGGCTGGAGGTGCACCATGA
- the putP gene encoding sodium/proline symporter PutP: MSVSNPTLITFVIYIAAMVLIGFMAYRSTNNLSDYILGGRSLGSVVTALSAGASDMSGWLLMGLPGAIYMSGLSESWIAIGLIVGAYLNWLFVAGRLRVQTEHNGDALTLPDYFSSRFEDKSGLLRIISAVVILVFFTIYCASGIVAGARLFESTFGMSYETALWAGAAATIAYTFVGGFLAVSWTDTVQATLMIFALLLTPIIVLLATGGVDTTFLAIEAQNPDNFNMLKNTTFIGIISLMGWGLGYFGQPHILARFMAADSVKSIANARRISMTWMILCLGGTVAVGFFGIAYFSAHPEVAGPVTENHERVFIELAKLLFNPWIAGVLLSAILAAVMSTLSCQLLVCSSALTEDFYKTFLRKNASQVELVWVGRAMVLLVALIAIAMAANPENRVLGLVSYAWAGFGAAFGPVVLISVLWKGMTRNGALAGILVGAITVIVWKHFSLLGLYEIIPGFIFASLAIYFVSKLGAPTAGMVQRFDAAEADYNLNK, translated from the coding sequence ATGAGCGTAAGTAATCCTACCCTGATCACATTTGTGATCTATATCGCTGCCATGGTGCTGATCGGCTTTATGGCCTATCGCTCCACCAACAACCTTTCCGACTACATTCTGGGCGGTCGCAGCCTCGGCAGCGTGGTCACCGCGCTCTCGGCCGGCGCCTCGGACATGAGCGGCTGGTTGCTGATGGGTTTGCCCGGCGCGATCTACATGTCTGGCCTGTCGGAAAGCTGGATCGCCATCGGCCTGATCGTCGGTGCCTACCTGAACTGGCTGTTTGTAGCCGGCCGCCTGCGGGTGCAGACCGAGCACAACGGCGACGCCCTGACCCTGCCGGATTACTTCTCCAGCCGCTTCGAAGATAAAAGCGGCCTGCTGCGGATCATCTCTGCGGTGGTGATCCTGGTGTTCTTCACCATTTACTGCGCTTCCGGCATCGTGGCCGGTGCCCGCCTGTTTGAAAGCACCTTCGGCATGTCCTACGAGACCGCGCTGTGGGCCGGTGCTGCCGCGACTATTGCCTACACCTTCGTCGGCGGTTTCCTGGCGGTGAGCTGGACCGACACCGTGCAAGCCACGCTGATGATCTTCGCCCTGCTGCTCACGCCGATCATCGTGCTGCTGGCCACCGGCGGCGTCGACACCACATTCCTGGCGATCGAAGCGCAGAACCCTGACAACTTCAACATGCTGAAAAACACCACCTTCATCGGCATCATTTCGCTGATGGGCTGGGGCCTGGGCTACTTCGGCCAGCCGCACATCCTTGCGCGCTTCATGGCGGCGGATTCGGTGAAGTCGATTGCCAATGCGCGCCGCATCTCCATGACCTGGATGATCCTGTGCCTGGGCGGCACCGTGGCCGTGGGCTTCTTCGGTATCGCCTACTTCTCGGCGCACCCGGAAGTTGCCGGTCCCGTGACCGAGAACCACGAGCGTGTGTTCATCGAGCTGGCCAAGCTGCTGTTCAATCCGTGGATTGCCGGTGTGTTGCTGTCGGCCATTCTGGCCGCGGTCATGAGTACCTTGAGCTGCCAGTTGCTGGTGTGCTCGAGCGCCCTGACCGAAGACTTCTACAAAACCTTCCTGCGTAAAAATGCTTCCCAGGTTGAGCTGGTGTGGGTCGGTCGCGCCATGGTGCTGCTGGTGGCGCTGATCGCCATCGCCATGGCCGCCAACCCGGAAAACCGCGTACTGGGCCTGGTGAGCTACGCCTGGGCGGGCTTCGGCGCTGCGTTCGGTCCGGTGGTACTGATCTCTGTGCTGTGGAAAGGCATGACGCGCAATGGCGCGCTGGCCGGCATCCTGGTAGGTGCGATCACCGTGATCGTGTGGAAGCACTTCAGCCTGCTGGGCCTGTACGAAATCATCCCGGGCTTCATCTTCGCGAGCCTGGCGATCTACTTCGTAAGCAAGCTGGGCGCGCCGACTGCCGGCATGGTTCAGCGTTTTGATGCAGCCGAGGCGGATTACAACCTCAACAAGTAA
- a CDS encoding 23S rRNA (adenine(2030)-N(6))-methyltransferase RlmJ produces the protein MNYRHAFHAGNHADVFKHLTLTRLIALMSRKEQPFAYLDTHAGIGLYDLQGDQANRTGEYLEGIARLWGRADLPPLTADYMRVLHEMNPDGELRYYPGSPELARRLTRPQDRVLLNEKHPEDGLLLKDNMKGDRRVKVHLGEGWHVPRALLPVPEKRALMLIDPPFEKLDEMQRCAASLKEAVSRMRQTVAAIWYPVKDQRMLRRFYQDLAGTGAPKLLRVELLVHPLDTPNTLTGSGLAIANPPWGLEEELRELLPWLSKQLGQTQGGWQMDWLIAE, from the coding sequence ATGAATTATCGTCACGCCTTTCACGCCGGCAACCACGCCGATGTCTTCAAACACCTGACCTTGACCCGCCTCATCGCCCTGATGTCGCGCAAGGAGCAGCCGTTTGCCTATCTCGATACCCACGCCGGCATCGGTCTGTACGACCTGCAGGGCGACCAGGCAAACCGCACCGGTGAATACCTGGAAGGCATCGCACGCCTGTGGGGCCGGGCCGACCTGCCGCCCTTGACCGCTGACTACATGCGCGTGCTGCACGAGATGAACCCCGATGGCGAGTTGCGCTACTACCCGGGCTCACCGGAGCTGGCACGGCGCCTGACGCGGCCCCAGGACCGTGTGTTGCTCAACGAGAAGCACCCGGAAGACGGCCTGCTGCTCAAGGACAACATGAAGGGCGACCGTCGGGTGAAAGTCCACCTTGGTGAAGGCTGGCACGTGCCACGGGCGCTGCTGCCGGTGCCGGAAAAGCGCGCGCTGATGCTGATTGACCCGCCGTTCGAAAAGCTCGACGAGATGCAGCGCTGCGCCGCGTCCCTCAAAGAAGCCGTGAGCCGGATGCGCCAGACAGTGGCCGCGATCTGGTACCCGGTGAAAGACCAGCGCATGCTGCGTCGCTTCTACCAGGACCTGGCCGGCACCGGTGCGCCGAAGTTGCTGCGAGTGGAATTGCTGGTGCATCCGCTGGACACGCCGAACACCCTGACGGGCTCGGGTTTGGCGATTGCCAATCCGCCGTGGGGGCTGGAGGAAGAATTGCGTGAGCTGCTGCCATGGTTGTCCAAGCAGCTTGGGCAAACCCAGGGTGGGTGGCAGATGGATTGGCTGATCGCCGAATAG